The Armatimonadota bacterium genome window below encodes:
- a CDS encoding sigma-70 family RNA polymerase sigma factor, whose translation MAIENGIPTQPKRGRAITVRTPGRTNGFMEPNMTSLEDPSAEIEDDDASDEELEELEAEAAAVPDDSEELEMWMRQTRRAQLLTPEQEVHLAVLVMAKELLEKGKEKELLKLLQRKDITHPVGKPTELNQFIKTRVINEGIEAKRHLIESNLRLVVSIAKKYNARGIPLADLIQEGNLGLIRAVEKFDWSKGFRFSTYATWWIRRAIARAIINQGRTIRIPVYVAELINKVVKTASRLQQELQREATEEEISREVGLSVDRVREMMRVAVEPISLETPVGEKDNSSIGDFVQSTNMPTPGDVTWSLIRREEIDGILGRLTSRERDVVRLRFGLDDGRARTLEEVGTELNVTRERVRQIELRAMKKLRHIGAELTSQGFTITPSPHHN comes from the coding sequence ATGGCTATTGAAAACGGCATCCCAACCCAACCGAAGCGCGGACGTGCAATTACTGTCCGAACACCCGGTCGGACCAACGGCTTCATGGAACCTAACATGACGTCGCTGGAGGATCCGTCCGCCGAGATCGAAGACGATGACGCTTCTGATGAGGAGCTTGAAGAGCTTGAGGCGGAGGCCGCCGCGGTACCGGACGACTCTGAAGAACTCGAAATGTGGATGCGACAGACCCGTCGCGCCCAACTTCTGACCCCTGAACAGGAAGTTCACCTCGCCGTGCTCGTTATGGCCAAGGAGCTTCTGGAGAAGGGCAAAGAGAAAGAGCTGCTCAAACTTCTTCAACGCAAGGACATCACTCACCCCGTTGGTAAGCCGACTGAGCTGAACCAGTTCATCAAGACCCGCGTTATCAACGAGGGTATTGAGGCGAAGAGGCACCTGATCGAGTCGAATCTTCGACTGGTTGTATCCATCGCCAAGAAGTACAACGCTCGAGGAATTCCTTTGGCTGACCTCATTCAAGAGGGCAACCTTGGTCTCATCCGGGCCGTTGAGAAGTTTGACTGGTCCAAAGGCTTCCGATTCTCGACCTACGCTACCTGGTGGATTCGCCGAGCGATTGCTCGCGCCATCATCAACCAAGGTCGAACCATCCGAATTCCGGTTTACGTCGCTGAGTTGATCAACAAGGTCGTCAAGACCGCTTCACGCTTGCAGCAAGAGCTCCAGCGCGAAGCAACTGAAGAGGAGATCAGCCGCGAGGTTGGACTCTCGGTTGACCGTGTTCGAGAGATGATGCGCGTTGCAGTCGAACCGATTTCTCTCGAAACTCCGGTTGGTGAAAAAGACAACTCGTCCATCGGTGACTTCGTGCAGAGCACGAACATGCCGACCCCGGGTGACGTCACCTGGTCGCTAATCCGACGTGAAGAGATCGACGGAATCCTCGGACGCCTGACCTCCAGAGAGCGAGATGTTGTTCGACTCCGGTTTGGACTTGACGATGGCCGTGCCCGGACGCTTGAGGAAGTCGGAACAGAGCTCAACGTCACCCGAGAGCGAGTCCGTCAAATCGAACTCCGAGCGATGAAGAAACTCCGCCACATCGGTGCCGAGCTCACCTCGCAAGGCTTCACCATCACACCTTCTCCGCACCACAACTAA
- a CDS encoding cysteine desulfurase family protein: MHERYFDNAATTPVDPRVVEAMLPWFHEFPGNASSLHQYGAKAMDAVEKARAQVARLIGAEDPSQITFTSGATEANNWVLHALKDQIEVSVVEHSSIRDTAEKLGIPFFYPPAKVARPVSGVGVPPRQPLLRAQMLVNNETGTIFDEWNRVPGAYLVDATQAVGKIPFEVGELEYVTGSAHKFYGPKGVGFLYQKFPGSISPFITGGGQERGERSGTLNVPAIVGMGTAAEIANEEIFRRREQVENLNEVFWNVFDWDWDSTNPLKRYLENGGNRRSPYILSLSFAGIEGETLLIELDQAGFCCSAGAACSSQNTEPSPVLRAFGVPDEYIRGTIRISFSHHNTEESTAQLAREIRRIVTKLRNLR, from the coding sequence ATGCACGAGCGGTATTTTGATAACGCTGCCACAACTCCCGTGGACCCTCGTGTCGTTGAGGCGATGCTGCCCTGGTTTCACGAGTTTCCGGGAAATGCGAGTTCGTTGCATCAGTACGGTGCGAAGGCGATGGACGCGGTCGAGAAAGCTCGGGCTCAGGTCGCACGGTTGATCGGGGCCGAGGATCCTTCGCAGATTACGTTTACGAGCGGGGCGACGGAGGCGAATAACTGGGTGCTGCATGCACTGAAAGATCAGATTGAAGTGAGTGTCGTTGAGCACAGTTCGATTCGAGATACTGCCGAGAAACTCGGAATTCCGTTCTTCTACCCACCGGCAAAAGTAGCTCGGCCAGTGTCCGGGGTGGGGGTTCCACCTCGGCAGCCACTTCTGCGAGCTCAGATGCTGGTGAACAACGAAACGGGAACCATTTTCGACGAGTGGAATCGGGTTCCGGGAGCCTATCTGGTTGATGCGACACAAGCAGTTGGAAAGATTCCCTTTGAGGTGGGTGAACTCGAGTATGTTACGGGCTCGGCTCACAAGTTTTATGGCCCCAAGGGAGTCGGATTCCTGTATCAAAAGTTCCCTGGCTCGATCTCCCCATTCATCACCGGTGGTGGTCAAGAACGGGGCGAGCGATCTGGAACACTAAACGTCCCCGCGATTGTGGGAATGGGCACTGCTGCCGAGATAGCGAATGAAGAGATCTTTCGTCGGAGGGAGCAGGTGGAAAACCTGAATGAGGTCTTTTGGAACGTCTTTGATTGGGATTGGGATTCAACCAATCCGTTGAAGAGATACCTTGAGAATGGTGGAAACCGCCGCTCCCCCTACATCCTCTCCCTCTCATTCGCAGGAATCGAGGGGGAAACGCTCCTTATTGAGCTCGATCAAGCAGGGTTCTGCTGCTCGGCCGGAGCGGCGTGTAGCAGCCAAAACACCGAACCTTCACCAGTATTGCGCGCCTTCGGAGTTCCCGATGAATATATCCGTGGAACTATCCGAATCAGCTTTTCTCACCACAACACCGAGGAATCCACCGCCCAGCTCGCCCGCGAGATTAGGCGAATTGTGACGAAGTTGCGCAATCTACGCTGA